One window of the Natrinema sp. CBA1119 genome contains the following:
- a CDS encoding class II fumarate hydratase yields MADGDDYRIEEDSLGEMQVPADAYWGAQTQRAIGNFPISGITFSRRFVRGLGVVKKAAAQANRDLGLVDDDIAEAIIEAADEVIAGEHDDQFPVDIFQTGSGTSSNMNANEVIANRAAELMGSEIGDRVVHPNDHVNYGQSSNDVIPTAMHVASLEAVEKDVIPALDTLREALEEKEEEFDNVVKTGRTHLQDATPVTLGQEFGGYRTQVAKGLARVDSVRDHLGELALGGTATGTGLNTHEEFPGRAAEYITKETGVQFREADNHFEAQAAHDAMSEAHGALRTVAGSLNKIANDLRLLASGPRNGLGEIEQPENQPGSSIMPGKINPVVAEAVNQVHKQVVGNDAAVSAGAAEGQIDLNLYKPVLAHNFLESAELISNASQVFGERFVRKLEANEEYCESRVEQSMAMATSLNVHIGYDKASEVAKTALKEDKTVREVVLEKGYLTEAEADEVLDPRKMTERGILGQDD; encoded by the coding sequence ATGGCAGACGGAGACGACTACCGAATCGAGGAGGACAGCCTCGGCGAGATGCAGGTACCCGCGGACGCCTACTGGGGTGCCCAGACCCAGCGCGCCATCGGGAACTTCCCCATCTCGGGGATCACGTTCAGTCGCCGATTCGTCCGCGGGCTCGGCGTCGTCAAGAAGGCCGCCGCACAGGCCAACCGCGACCTCGGCCTGGTCGATGACGACATCGCCGAGGCGATCATCGAGGCCGCCGACGAGGTCATCGCTGGCGAACACGACGACCAGTTCCCGGTCGATATCTTCCAGACCGGCTCCGGGACCTCTTCTAATATGAACGCAAACGAGGTCATCGCCAACCGCGCCGCCGAACTCATGGGCAGCGAGATCGGCGACCGCGTCGTCCACCCTAACGACCACGTCAACTACGGCCAGTCGAGTAACGACGTCATTCCGACCGCGATGCACGTCGCCTCCCTCGAGGCCGTCGAGAAAGACGTCATCCCGGCACTGGACACCCTCCGCGAAGCGCTCGAGGAGAAAGAGGAGGAGTTCGACAACGTGGTCAAGACGGGACGAACCCACCTGCAGGACGCGACGCCGGTTACGCTGGGCCAGGAGTTCGGCGGCTACCGGACGCAGGTCGCGAAGGGGTTGGCGCGCGTTGATAGCGTTCGCGATCACCTCGGCGAACTCGCGCTCGGCGGCACAGCAACCGGCACGGGGCTGAACACTCACGAGGAGTTCCCCGGCCGCGCGGCCGAGTACATCACGAAAGAGACCGGCGTCCAGTTCCGCGAGGCCGACAACCACTTCGAGGCCCAGGCCGCCCACGACGCGATGAGCGAGGCTCACGGCGCGCTGCGAACGGTCGCGGGCTCGTTGAACAAGATCGCTAACGACCTGCGACTGCTGGCTTCGGGTCCGCGGAACGGACTCGGCGAGATCGAACAGCCCGAGAACCAGCCCGGCTCCTCGATCATGCCCGGCAAGATCAACCCGGTCGTTGCCGAGGCCGTCAACCAGGTCCACAAGCAGGTCGTCGGCAACGACGCCGCCGTCTCCGCCGGCGCGGCGGAGGGCCAGATCGACCTCAATCTCTACAAGCCCGTCCTGGCGCACAACTTCCTCGAGTCCGCGGAGCTCATCTCGAACGCGAGTCAGGTGTTCGGCGAACGGTTCGTCCGCAAGCTCGAGGCCAACGAGGAGTACTGCGAGTCGCGAGTCGAGCAGTCGATGGCGATGGCGACTTCGCTCAACGTCCACATCGGCTACGACAAGGCCAGCGAGGTCGCCAAGACCGCGCTCAAGGAGGACAAAACAGTTCGCGAAGTCGTCCTCGAAAAGGGGTATCTCACCGAAGCAGAGGCTGACGAGGTGCTCGACCCCCGAAAGATGACCGAGCGCGGTATTCTCGGACAGGACGACTGA
- a CDS encoding universal stress protein, giving the protein MYDDILVPTDGSDSSTAAVEQAVAIAEGEPTTVHFLHVVDVGTEMSASASGNIASQLTETLEEKAESALDDAVSRAEAAGVDYEKTTREGDPHEVIEEYSTEHDVDLIVMGASGQSGLKERLLGSTTDRVVRTVETSVLIARP; this is encoded by the coding sequence GTGTACGACGATATTTTGGTCCCGACCGACGGGAGCGATTCGAGCACGGCGGCGGTCGAGCAGGCCGTCGCGATAGCCGAGGGGGAACCGACGACGGTCCATTTTCTCCACGTCGTTGACGTGGGGACGGAGATGTCCGCATCCGCGTCGGGCAACATCGCATCTCAACTCACGGAGACGCTCGAGGAAAAGGCCGAATCGGCCCTCGACGACGCGGTAAGCCGGGCCGAGGCCGCCGGCGTCGACTACGAGAAAACCACGCGCGAGGGAGATCCCCACGAGGTGATCGAGGAGTACAGTACCGAACACGACGTCGACCTCATCGTCATGGGGGCCAGTGGTCAATCGGGGTTAAAAGAACGGCTCCTCGGGAGCACGACCGATCGCGTGGTGCGTACGGTCGAGACGTCGGTGTTGATCGCGCGACCCTGA
- a CDS encoding CNNM domain-containing protein produces MDPLVIAGRLIAGVLLILANAFFVAIEFALTRARQFTEEEFVGGNPKLERAWEMTDDLELYLTTCQVGITASSIAVGIVAEPALAAIFEPVFANTALASIGSGAILAFLIINLVHLTHGEQTPTYLGVERSRLVCRYGAAPLYWFHWIISPVITLGDGVAKLTLKLFGVEMTGAWLETEEDVIESRADLRNRLGSVLDEGELSEERREEVMNAFQIGEKPIREVMVSPEEIVSLSIEDTTEENFRKMEERPQTRYPLVGEELTDFRGIVYTPVFVRHRQELADGTIDFEELAAPPMTLSPDVDVSDAVDQFQAENQEIALVIEDGEVVGLVTVTDLLEAVMGDIEDPLDEGRIDPIDR; encoded by the coding sequence ATGGATCCACTCGTCATTGCCGGTCGATTGATCGCGGGCGTGTTGCTGATCCTGGCGAACGCCTTCTTCGTGGCTATCGAGTTCGCACTGACGCGCGCACGGCAGTTCACCGAAGAGGAGTTCGTCGGCGGGAACCCCAAACTCGAGCGGGCGTGGGAGATGACGGACGACCTCGAGCTGTATCTCACCACGTGCCAGGTGGGGATTACGGCCTCGAGCATCGCCGTCGGGATCGTGGCCGAACCCGCGTTGGCGGCCATCTTCGAGCCGGTGTTCGCGAATACGGCGCTGGCTTCGATCGGGAGCGGTGCGATCCTCGCCTTCCTGATCATCAACCTCGTTCACCTGACCCACGGGGAGCAGACGCCGACGTATCTCGGCGTCGAGCGGTCGCGGTTGGTCTGTCGGTACGGTGCCGCGCCGCTGTACTGGTTCCACTGGATCATTTCGCCGGTCATCACGCTCGGCGACGGCGTCGCGAAACTGACCCTCAAACTCTTCGGGGTCGAGATGACCGGTGCGTGGCTCGAGACCGAAGAGGACGTCATCGAGTCCCGCGCGGACCTCCGAAATCGGCTCGGTTCGGTCCTCGATGAGGGAGAACTCTCCGAGGAACGGCGCGAGGAGGTGATGAACGCGTTCCAGATCGGTGAGAAACCGATCCGCGAAGTGATGGTGTCCCCCGAGGAGATCGTTTCGCTGTCGATTGAGGACACCACCGAGGAAAACTTCCGGAAGATGGAGGAGCGACCGCAGACGCGGTATCCGCTCGTCGGCGAGGAGCTGACTGACTTCCGCGGAATCGTCTACACGCCGGTTTTCGTCCGGCATCGGCAGGAGCTGGCCGACGGAACCATCGACTTCGAGGAACTCGCGGCCCCGCCGATGACGCTCTCCCCCGACGTGGACGTTAGCGACGCGGTCGACCAGTTTCAGGCCGAGAATCAGGAGATTGCGCTGGTTATCGAGGATGGGGAGGTCGTCGGACTGGTGACCGTGACCGACCTGCTCGAGGCGGTGATGGGCGATATCGAGGACCCGCTCGACGAGGGGCGAATCGATCCGATCGACCGCTGA
- a CDS encoding HVO_2901 family zinc finger protein: MHTCRNCNQSFQTELALELHRDTCKKAQLFCQVCGERFREGTATQDGWHYECPNEDCDGDGLQEDLYRVEDVRTTTH, encoded by the coding sequence ATGCACACCTGTCGCAACTGCAACCAGTCGTTCCAGACCGAGCTCGCCCTCGAGTTGCATCGAGATACGTGCAAAAAGGCACAACTCTTCTGTCAGGTATGCGGGGAGCGGTTCCGAGAGGGAACGGCGACGCAGGACGGTTGGCACTACGAGTGTCCGAACGAGGACTGTGACGGCGACGGGCTCCAGGAGGATCTCTATCGCGTCGAGGACGTCCGGACGACGACCCACTGA
- a CDS encoding enoyl-CoA hydratase/isomerase family protein: MATPDLVAVDRSDGIATVRLNRPDKLNAVTLELLSELRDALVELPEEAVDGLIIAGNGPATCAGMDREIVADEEYDEKYADEINDLNDEIYGFLTSRPYPTAVAAHGALVGIGFILSLRCDFLVLGEETTLSLPEVQFGIAATHTIAPLERIVGTRATKEIALTGDAIDPDRARELGLANRVVAEDDVEDAARELVGGIAEHESTVVRELKSATYVPE, from the coding sequence ATGGCAACGCCCGACCTCGTCGCGGTGGATCGATCCGATGGGATCGCTACCGTCCGATTGAATCGTCCGGACAAACTCAACGCCGTCACCCTCGAGCTCCTTTCGGAGCTACGTGACGCTCTCGTCGAGTTGCCGGAGGAGGCGGTGGACGGGCTCATCATCGCCGGCAACGGCCCGGCAACCTGTGCCGGAATGGACAGGGAGATCGTCGCCGACGAGGAGTATGACGAGAAGTACGCGGACGAGATCAATGACCTGAACGACGAGATCTACGGCTTCCTCACCTCGCGTCCGTATCCGACGGCCGTGGCGGCCCACGGGGCACTCGTCGGTATCGGGTTCATCCTCTCGCTGCGCTGTGACTTCCTCGTCCTCGGCGAGGAGACGACGCTGTCCCTGCCGGAAGTGCAGTTCGGGATCGCCGCGACGCACACGATCGCACCGCTCGAGCGGATCGTCGGAACCAGAGCCACGAAAGAAATCGCTCTCACCGGCGATGCGATCGATCCCGACCGAGCCCGCGAACTGGGGCTGGCGAACAGGGTCGTTGCCGAGGACGACGTCGAAGATGCCGCCCGCGAACTCGTCGGCGGGATCGCCGAACACGAGTCGACCGTCGTCCGTGAACTGAAATCGGCCACGTACGTTCCCGAGTAA
- a CDS encoding PH domain-containing protein, which produces MERLTPRVRGVWLALAIVRAAIFGGIIVGATIAISRTDLWTDAPAALVPAAVAIALALAVLRIGVAWLRYGVWRFDLRDDDLYIERGVFTRTKTVVPYVRVQHVDSRRSPLERTVGLATVVVYTAGSRSSDVAIPGLTPARAEELQESLRRLAIESAGEDAV; this is translated from the coding sequence ATGGAACGGCTCACTCCGCGAGTGCGGGGCGTCTGGCTCGCTCTCGCGATCGTTCGAGCCGCGATTTTCGGCGGGATCATCGTCGGCGCGACGATCGCTATTTCCCGCACCGACCTCTGGACCGACGCGCCCGCGGCACTCGTCCCGGCTGCCGTCGCGATCGCCCTCGCGCTCGCCGTCCTGCGGATCGGCGTGGCCTGGCTGCGATACGGCGTCTGGCGATTCGACCTTCGGGACGACGACCTCTACATCGAACGCGGCGTCTTCACGCGAACCAAGACGGTCGTCCCCTACGTCCGGGTCCAGCACGTCGACTCCAGACGCTCGCCGCTCGAGCGAACCGTCGGCCTCGCGACGGTGGTGGTATACACGGCCGGCTCGAGGAGTTCCGACGTCGCGATCCCCGGTCTGACGCCGGCACGGGCAGAGGAACTACAGGAGTCGCTGCGCCGGCTCGCGATCGAGAGCGCGGGTGAAGACGCCGTATGA
- a CDS encoding PH domain-containing protein translates to MKKLHPASVAVRSLSRSLNTGFVFFVVGVIVSPGGNGMNLLSVFGLVLFGVVTGIVYEFAYYQRFRYELTADTFDVTSGVISRRDRELPLGRVQNVDIRQNVIERLLGIAAVHIETAGGGETEVSLQYVDESEARHLRRQLRGGASPERTEGDDDEALEDEVDAADSAVEPSADEEILFEIEPRELAILSVFTIDPGASVLGGIALSFASGFDPETLLPTDRIAGLPGPATGIFLLAWGLLLFVLAAWIVSAILTFTRYYGFRLTRVDDELYYERGLLQRYSGTIPLDKVQTLTISESIPFRWFGYAALGVETAGYAPGQSGSRGTESAIPLADADRVVALARAIEPFGPVDLESPPRRARERYAVRYLLVVAAIVGSAYAVARYTAVVRQWYVLAVLAVLAPFAAHLKWSNRGYCVGDRYFLTRAGFWRRTTKIVPYYRVQAVLHEATIFQRRRRLASVTADTASSASFFGRAATAHDVDTDRGLELQAIIEERLQDRLRARQRQRTVGRWFREASDDESADEDASVDRDDER, encoded by the coding sequence ATGAAGAAACTCCATCCGGCGTCAGTCGCCGTCCGATCGCTCTCGAGGAGCCTCAACACCGGCTTCGTCTTCTTCGTCGTCGGCGTCATCGTCTCGCCCGGCGGTAACGGGATGAATCTGCTCTCGGTGTTCGGTCTCGTCCTGTTCGGGGTCGTTACGGGAATCGTCTACGAGTTCGCCTACTACCAGCGATTTCGGTACGAACTCACTGCGGACACGTTCGATGTTACCTCCGGAGTGATCTCGCGTCGGGACCGCGAACTCCCCCTTGGTCGGGTCCAGAACGTCGATATCAGACAGAACGTGATCGAACGACTTCTCGGGATCGCGGCCGTCCACATCGAAACCGCCGGCGGCGGCGAAACCGAAGTCAGCCTCCAGTACGTCGACGAGTCGGAAGCCCGGCACCTCAGACGGCAACTACGGGGTGGCGCGAGCCCCGAGCGGACCGAAGGGGACGACGATGAGGCACTCGAGGACGAGGTAGACGCGGCCGATTCCGCTGTGGAGCCGTCGGCGGACGAAGAGATCCTGTTCGAGATCGAACCCCGCGAACTCGCAATCTTGAGCGTCTTCACCATCGATCCGGGGGCCAGCGTCCTGGGCGGTATCGCGCTCTCATTCGCCAGCGGATTCGATCCGGAAACGTTGCTCCCGACCGACCGAATCGCCGGGCTTCCGGGACCGGCGACGGGAATATTCCTCCTCGCCTGGGGGCTCTTGCTCTTCGTGCTCGCCGCCTGGATCGTCAGCGCAATCCTCACGTTCACCCGGTACTACGGCTTCCGGCTCACTCGCGTCGACGACGAACTCTACTATGAACGGGGGCTCCTCCAGCGCTACAGCGGGACGATCCCCCTCGATAAGGTCCAGACGCTGACCATCTCGGAGTCGATCCCCTTCCGGTGGTTCGGCTACGCTGCCCTGGGCGTCGAGACGGCCGGGTACGCGCCCGGTCAATCCGGCTCCCGCGGGACGGAATCTGCGATTCCGCTCGCCGACGCCGACCGCGTGGTCGCGCTCGCACGCGCGATCGAACCGTTCGGCCCGGTGGATCTCGAGTCGCCGCCGCGTCGCGCTCGAGAACGGTATGCGGTCCGGTATCTACTCGTCGTGGCTGCGATCGTCGGCAGCGCGTACGCAGTGGCACGGTATACCGCGGTCGTTCGCCAGTGGTACGTCCTCGCCGTCCTCGCCGTGCTCGCTCCGTTCGCCGCCCACCTGAAGTGGTCGAATCGGGGCTACTGCGTCGGCGACCGGTACTTCCTCACGCGGGCGGGGTTCTGGCGGCGAACGACGAAGATCGTCCCCTACTATCGGGTGCAGGCCGTCCTTCACGAGGCGACGATCTTCCAGCGTCGCCGCCGTCTCGCCAGCGTGACTGCTGACACCGCGAGTTCCGCCTCCTTCTTCGGCCGGGCAGCGACGGCCCACGACGTGGATACGGATCGCGGCCTCGAGCTACAGGCCATCATCGAGGAGCGATTACAGGACCGTCTCCGGGCGCGCCAGCGCCAGCGGACGGTCGGGCGGTGGTTTCGGGAGGCGAGCGACGACGAGTCGGCGGACGAGGACGCGTCGGTAGACCGCGACGACGAGCGGTGA
- a CDS encoding SDR family NAD(P)-dependent oxidoreductase, with the protein MTVEEAMETYGPSKLTRDDLLVLEDPQYTAENVAIVTGAGSGIGQATALAFTANDLTVVATDRDEDGLAETQSQAEDLSLPGELVTVVGDLTDDADLERIVDEAAEQGNVRYLANIAGIQTVAPIESFPLEQYDLMHDVMQRAPMVLTKHCLPHFRDNEDGTGVVANMCSVHGHIVTQDKVAYNTTKFGLRGLTQSIAAEGEGDVRAFTVSTAYVKTALVAKQLPETADRRDMTVDEVVENVMLEHTRVKEMMEPSEVANLFVMGCSHHSTHLNGGDMTHEGGMSLTY; encoded by the coding sequence ATGACCGTCGAGGAGGCGATGGAAACGTACGGACCGTCCAAACTCACTCGCGACGATCTGCTGGTACTCGAGGACCCACAGTATACCGCCGAGAACGTCGCGATTGTGACGGGGGCCGGCTCCGGTATCGGACAGGCCACTGCGCTGGCCTTCACCGCGAACGACCTGACCGTCGTCGCGACGGACCGCGACGAGGACGGCCTCGCCGAGACGCAGAGCCAGGCCGAAGACCTGTCCCTGCCGGGCGAACTCGTCACGGTCGTCGGCGACCTGACTGACGACGCCGATCTCGAGCGGATCGTCGACGAAGCGGCCGAACAGGGCAACGTCCGGTATCTGGCCAACATCGCCGGGATTCAGACGGTCGCACCGATCGAATCGTTCCCCCTCGAGCAGTACGACCTGATGCACGACGTCATGCAGCGGGCACCGATGGTGCTCACGAAACACTGTCTCCCTCATTTCCGCGACAACGAGGACGGCACGGGCGTCGTCGCGAACATGTGCTCGGTCCACGGCCACATCGTGACGCAGGACAAGGTCGCGTACAACACGACGAAGTTCGGGCTCCGGGGGCTGACCCAGTCGATTGCCGCCGAGGGCGAGGGGGACGTACGAGCGTTCACCGTCAGCACCGCCTACGTCAAGACGGCGCTCGTCGCGAAACAGCTCCCCGAGACGGCCGATCGGCGCGACATGACCGTCGACGAGGTCGTCGAGAACGTGATGTTAGAACACACTCGTGTCAAAGAGATGATGGAGCCCTCCGAGGTCGCCAACCTGTTCGTGATGGGCTGTTCACACCACAGTACGCATCTCAACGGCGGAGACATGACCCACGAGGGCGGGATGAGCCTGACCTACTAA